A genomic region of Zalophus californianus isolate mZalCal1 chromosome 11, mZalCal1.pri.v2, whole genome shotgun sequence contains the following coding sequences:
- the ESRRA gene encoding steroid hormone receptor ERR1 isoform X2 produces the protein MSSQVVGIEPLYIKAEPASPDSPKGSSETETEPPVALAPGPAPTRCLPGHKEEEDGEGAGPGEQGGGKLVLSSLPKRLCLVCGDVASGYHYGVASCEACKAFFKRTIQGSIEYSCPASNECEITKRRRKACQACRFTKCLRVGMLKEGVRLDRVRGGRQKYKRRPEVDPLPFPGSFPAGPLAVAGGPRKPAPVNALVSHLLVVEPEKLYAMPDPAGPDGHLPAVATLCDLFDREIVVTISWAKSIPGFSSLSLSDQMSVLQSVWMEVLVLGVAQRSLPLQDELAFAEDLVLDEEGARAAGLGELGAALLQLVRRLQALRLEREEYVLLKALALANSDSVHIEDAEAVEQLREALHEALLEYEAGRAGPGGGAERRRAGRLLLTLPLLRQTAGKVLAHFYGVKLEGKVPMHKLFLEMLEAMMD, from the exons ATGTCCAGCCAGGTGGTGGGCATTGAGCCTCTCTACATCAAGGCAGAGCCAGCCAGCCCTGACAGCCCAAAGGGTTCCTCAGAGACCGAGACCGAGCCCCCCGtggccctggcccctggcccagcTCCCACCCGCTGCCTCCCAGGCCACAAGgaagaggaggatggggagggggctgggcctgGCGAGCAGGGTGGTGGGAAGCTGGTGCTCAGCTCCCTACCCAAACGCCTCTGCCTGGTCTGTGGGGATGTGGCCTCCGGCTACCACTATGGTGTGGCGTCCTGTGAGGCCTGCAAAGCCTTCTTCAAGAGGACCATCCAGG GGAGCATCGAGTACAGCTGTCCGGCCTCCAACGAGTGCGAGATCACCAAGCGGAGACGCAAGGCCTGCCAGGCCTGTCGTTTCACCAAGTGCCTGCGGGTGGGCATGCTCAAGGAGG GTGTACGTCTGGACCGTGTCCGAGGCGGGCGGCAGAAGTACAAGCGGCGGCCAGAGGTGGACCCGCTGCCCTTCCCGGGCTCCTTCCCTGCTGGCCCCCTGGCGGTAGCCGGAGGCCCTCGGAAACCCG CTCCTGTAAATGCACTCGTGTCCCACCTGCTGGTGGTTGAGCCTGAGAAGCTATATGCCATGCCCGACCCGGCGGGCCCTGACGGACACCTCCCGGCTGTGGCTACCCTCTGTGACCTCTTTGACCGAGAGATTGTGGTCACCATCAGCTGGGCCAAGAGCATCCCAG GCTTCTCGTCACTGTCACTGTCTGACCAGATGTCAGTTCTGCAGAGTGTATGGATGGAGGTCTTGGTGTTGGGTGTGGCCCAGCGCTCACTGCCACTGCAGGATGAGCTGGCCTTCGCCGAGGACCTGGTCCTGGATGAAGAGGGGGCACGCGCCGCTGGCTTGGGGGAGCTAGGGGCTGCGCTGCTGCAGCTGGTGAGGCGACTgcaggccctgaggctggagcGTGAGGAGTACGTCCTGCTGAAGGCCCTGGCCCTTGCCAATTCAG ACTCTGTGCACATTGAGGATGCCGAGGCTGTGGAGCAGCTGCGAGAAGCTCTACACGAGGCCCTGCTCGAGTATGAAGCAGGCCGGGCGGGCCCCGGAGGGGGTGCTGAACGGCGGCGGGCGGGCAGGCTGCTGCTCACACTACCGCTCCTTCGCCAGACAGCGGGCAAGGTGCTGGCCCATTTCTATGGCGTGAAGCTGGAGGGCAAGGTGCCCATGCACAAGCTGTTCTTGGAGATGCTCGAGGCCATGATGGACTGA
- the ESRRA gene encoding steroid hormone receptor ERR1 isoform X1, protein MSSQVVGIEPLYIKAEPASPDSPKGSSETETEPPVALAPGPAPTRCLPGHKEEEDGEGAGPGEQGGGKLVLSSLPKRLCLVCGDVASGYHYGVASCEACKAFFKRTIQGSIEYSCPASNECEITKRRRKACQACRFTKCLRVGMLKEGVRLDRVRGGRQKYKRRPEVDPLPFPGSFPAGPLAVAGGPRKPAAPVNALVSHLLVVEPEKLYAMPDPAGPDGHLPAVATLCDLFDREIVVTISWAKSIPGFSSLSLSDQMSVLQSVWMEVLVLGVAQRSLPLQDELAFAEDLVLDEEGARAAGLGELGAALLQLVRRLQALRLEREEYVLLKALALANSDSVHIEDAEAVEQLREALHEALLEYEAGRAGPGGGAERRRAGRLLLTLPLLRQTAGKVLAHFYGVKLEGKVPMHKLFLEMLEAMMD, encoded by the exons ATGTCCAGCCAGGTGGTGGGCATTGAGCCTCTCTACATCAAGGCAGAGCCAGCCAGCCCTGACAGCCCAAAGGGTTCCTCAGAGACCGAGACCGAGCCCCCCGtggccctggcccctggcccagcTCCCACCCGCTGCCTCCCAGGCCACAAGgaagaggaggatggggagggggctgggcctgGCGAGCAGGGTGGTGGGAAGCTGGTGCTCAGCTCCCTACCCAAACGCCTCTGCCTGGTCTGTGGGGATGTGGCCTCCGGCTACCACTATGGTGTGGCGTCCTGTGAGGCCTGCAAAGCCTTCTTCAAGAGGACCATCCAGG GGAGCATCGAGTACAGCTGTCCGGCCTCCAACGAGTGCGAGATCACCAAGCGGAGACGCAAGGCCTGCCAGGCCTGTCGTTTCACCAAGTGCCTGCGGGTGGGCATGCTCAAGGAGG GTGTACGTCTGGACCGTGTCCGAGGCGGGCGGCAGAAGTACAAGCGGCGGCCAGAGGTGGACCCGCTGCCCTTCCCGGGCTCCTTCCCTGCTGGCCCCCTGGCGGTAGCCGGAGGCCCTCGGAAACCCG CAGCTCCTGTAAATGCACTCGTGTCCCACCTGCTGGTGGTTGAGCCTGAGAAGCTATATGCCATGCCCGACCCGGCGGGCCCTGACGGACACCTCCCGGCTGTGGCTACCCTCTGTGACCTCTTTGACCGAGAGATTGTGGTCACCATCAGCTGGGCCAAGAGCATCCCAG GCTTCTCGTCACTGTCACTGTCTGACCAGATGTCAGTTCTGCAGAGTGTATGGATGGAGGTCTTGGTGTTGGGTGTGGCCCAGCGCTCACTGCCACTGCAGGATGAGCTGGCCTTCGCCGAGGACCTGGTCCTGGATGAAGAGGGGGCACGCGCCGCTGGCTTGGGGGAGCTAGGGGCTGCGCTGCTGCAGCTGGTGAGGCGACTgcaggccctgaggctggagcGTGAGGAGTACGTCCTGCTGAAGGCCCTGGCCCTTGCCAATTCAG ACTCTGTGCACATTGAGGATGCCGAGGCTGTGGAGCAGCTGCGAGAAGCTCTACACGAGGCCCTGCTCGAGTATGAAGCAGGCCGGGCGGGCCCCGGAGGGGGTGCTGAACGGCGGCGGGCGGGCAGGCTGCTGCTCACACTACCGCTCCTTCGCCAGACAGCGGGCAAGGTGCTGGCCCATTTCTATGGCGTGAAGCTGGAGGGCAAGGTGCCCATGCACAAGCTGTTCTTGGAGATGCTCGAGGCCATGATGGACTGA
- the ESRRA gene encoding steroid hormone receptor ERR1 isoform X3: MLKEGVRLDRVRGGRQKYKRRPEVDPLPFPGSFPAGPLAVAGGPRKPAAPVNALVSHLLVVEPEKLYAMPDPAGPDGHLPAVATLCDLFDREIVVTISWAKSIPGFSSLSLSDQMSVLQSVWMEVLVLGVAQRSLPLQDELAFAEDLVLDEEGARAAGLGELGAALLQLVRRLQALRLEREEYVLLKALALANSDSVHIEDAEAVEQLREALHEALLEYEAGRAGPGGGAERRRAGRLLLTLPLLRQTAGKVLAHFYGVKLEGKVPMHKLFLEMLEAMMD; this comes from the exons ATGCTCAAGGAGG GTGTACGTCTGGACCGTGTCCGAGGCGGGCGGCAGAAGTACAAGCGGCGGCCAGAGGTGGACCCGCTGCCCTTCCCGGGCTCCTTCCCTGCTGGCCCCCTGGCGGTAGCCGGAGGCCCTCGGAAACCCG CAGCTCCTGTAAATGCACTCGTGTCCCACCTGCTGGTGGTTGAGCCTGAGAAGCTATATGCCATGCCCGACCCGGCGGGCCCTGACGGACACCTCCCGGCTGTGGCTACCCTCTGTGACCTCTTTGACCGAGAGATTGTGGTCACCATCAGCTGGGCCAAGAGCATCCCAG GCTTCTCGTCACTGTCACTGTCTGACCAGATGTCAGTTCTGCAGAGTGTATGGATGGAGGTCTTGGTGTTGGGTGTGGCCCAGCGCTCACTGCCACTGCAGGATGAGCTGGCCTTCGCCGAGGACCTGGTCCTGGATGAAGAGGGGGCACGCGCCGCTGGCTTGGGGGAGCTAGGGGCTGCGCTGCTGCAGCTGGTGAGGCGACTgcaggccctgaggctggagcGTGAGGAGTACGTCCTGCTGAAGGCCCTGGCCCTTGCCAATTCAG ACTCTGTGCACATTGAGGATGCCGAGGCTGTGGAGCAGCTGCGAGAAGCTCTACACGAGGCCCTGCTCGAGTATGAAGCAGGCCGGGCGGGCCCCGGAGGGGGTGCTGAACGGCGGCGGGCGGGCAGGCTGCTGCTCACACTACCGCTCCTTCGCCAGACAGCGGGCAAGGTGCTGGCCCATTTCTATGGCGTGAAGCTGGAGGGCAAGGTGCCCATGCACAAGCTGTTCTTGGAGATGCTCGAGGCCATGATGGACTGA
- the TRMT112 gene encoding multifunctional methyltransferase subunit TRM112-like protein — translation MKLLTHNLLSSHVRGVGPRGFPLRLQATEVRINPVEFNPDFVARMIPKVEWAALLEAADTLHLVEVPKGPIEGYEHDEKFLRQMHHVLLEVDVLEGTLQCPESGRLFPISRGIPNMLLSDEETET, via the exons ATGAAGCTGCTAACGCACAACCTGCTGAGCTCGCATGTGCGGGGGGTGGGGCCCCGTGGCTTCCCACTGCGCCTCCAG GCCACCGAGGTCCGCATCAACCCCGTGGAGTTCAACCCTGACTTCGTGGCGCGTATGATACCCAAGGTGGAGTGGGCGGCGCTTCTGGAGGCGGCGGATACC TTGCATCTGGTCGAGGTGCCCAAAGGGCCGATTGAAGGGTATGAGCACGATGAGAAATTCCTGAGGCAGATGCACCACGTGCTGCTGGAG gtGGATGTGCTGGAGGGCACCTTGCAGTGCCCAGAGTCTGGACGTCTGTTCCCCATCAGTCGCGGGATCCCCAACATGCTGCTGAGTGATGAGGAAACCGAGACTTAA
- the PRDX5 gene encoding peroxiredoxin-5, mitochondrial gives MARRSGSGEHAGTSRASRVEVFEKLCRITRSYRKRPTERSRSSAPARAPRPAHWRSLSGGGHGRGSASRGGDTPGHSPPGPAPCRGSDARAERQCALSLCMSFVQLRVLSCRAGSGLVRAAAVGSSASTPSRAGGCRQPGREWTLGGAYGFRSAASAMAPIKVGDAIPSVVVFEGNPGNKVNLAELFKGKKGVLFGVPGAFTPGCSKTHLPGFVQQAEALKAKGVQVVACLCVNDVFVTEEWGRAHNSGGKVRLLADPTGAFGKETDLLLDDSLVSLFGNRRLKRFSMVVEEGIVKSLNVEPDGTGLTCSLAPNILSQL, from the exons ATGGCTCGGAGGAGCGGAAGTGGCGAACATGCTGGAACTTCTCGTGCTAGCCGAGTAGAGGTATTTGAAAAGCTTTGTCGGATCACGCGCTCCTACCGGAAGCGTCCCA CTGAGCGCTCCAGAAGCTCCGCCCCTGCACGCGCTCCTAGGCCTGCGCACTGGAGGAGCCTCTCCGGGGGCGGGCACGGCCGGGGCTCCGCCTCTCGCGGAGGGGACACTCCGGGGCACAGcccgccaggccccgccccctgccgcGGCTCCGACGCGAGGGCGGAGCGGCAGTGCGCTCTGAGTTTGTGCATGTCGTTTGTTCAGCTGCGCGTCCTGAGTTGTCGGGCAGGCTCGGGTCTCGTCCGGGCAGCTGCCGTCGGGTCTTCAGCATCGACGCCGTCGAGAGCAGGCGGGTGCCGGCAACCAGGCAGGGAGTGGACGCTTGGCGGGGCCTACGGTTTCAGAAGCGCCGCCTCAGCCATGGCCCCAATCAAG GTGGGAGATGCCATCCCTTCCGTGGTGGTTTTTGAAGGGAACCCTGGGAACAAGGTGAACCTGGCAGAGCTGTTCAAGGGCAAGAAGGGGGTGCTGTTTGGAGTCCCTGGGGCTTTTACCCCCGGCTGTTCCAAG ACCCACCTGCCAGGATTTGTGCAGCAGGCTGAGGCTCTGAAGGCCAAGGGGGTCCAGGTGGTAGCCTGTCTGTGTGTTAATGATGTCTTTGTGACTGAAGAGTGGGGACGAGCTCACAACTCTGGAGGCAAG GTTAGGCTCTTGGCTGACCCCactggggcctttgggaag GAGACAGATTTGCTACTAGATGATTCATTGGTGTCCCTTTTTGGAAATCGTCGGCTCAAGAG GTTCTCCATGGTGGTAGAGGAGGGCATAGTGAAATCCTTGAATGTGGAGCCAGATGGTACAGGCCTCACCTGCAGCCTGGCCCCCAACATCCTCTCACAGCTCTGA